In a genomic window of Magnolia sinica isolate HGM2019 chromosome 16, MsV1, whole genome shotgun sequence:
- the LOC131229715 gene encoding uncharacterized protein LOC131229715 isoform X1, with the protein MASGGGHLIRCSLTTPTPNPTLTATPPPFLLSESIISTKTPRRNAIFLSIISSLITTPTPSQAFSLGIPGPKEWLKEQKKKASKFLLAPIDSSRQTLHSTFSLLSAMDSGSSTTTTDLEQVQTQLKSAARDCVPQQRNSFVAFQAQTGVEVCTFRLIVKNASSLLDDKDPVKLEAEAMLDNLIRSFSFLDDVISSSDLQLASDRQKLEDCLMDTITSIDKFEQGIKDCLDATATSLVESLICRKEKSQGRMGKACTTIVKK; encoded by the exons atggCAAGCGGAGGAGGCCACCTTATCAGGTGCTCCCTCACCACTCCCACTCCCAATCCCACTCTCACAGCCACTCCACCACCCTTCCTTCTCTCAGAGTCTATTATCTCAACCAAAACACCTCGAAGAAATGCCATCTTCCTCTCCATTATCTCCTCTCTCATCACCACCCCTACTCCTTCCCAGGCTTTCTCTCTCGGCATCC CGGGACCCAAGGAATGGCTGAAAGAGCAAAAGAAGAAAGCTTCCAAGTTCCTCTTAGCTCCCATTGATTCCTCACGTCAAACTCTCCACTCTACCTTTTCATTACTCT ctgcgaTGGATTCAGGATCTTCTACCACAACGACAGACCTGGAACAAGTCCAGACGCAGCTGAAATCTGCAGCAAGGGACTGCGTTCCACAACAGAGGAACTCATTTGTCGCGTTTCAAGCCCAAACTGGAGTTGAG GTTTGCACATTCCGTTTGATTGTGAAAAATGCATCTTCATTACTTGATGACAAAGATCCTGTTAAGTTGGAAGCTGAGGCTATGTTGGATAATCTTATAAG ATCATTTAGCTTCCTTGATGATGTGATAAGCAGTAGCGATCTTCAACTTGCCTCCGATAG GCAGAAGTTGGAAGACTGCCTGATGGATACGATAACTTCCATTGACAAATTTGAGCAGGGCATCAAGGACTGCCTCGAT GCAACGGCTACTAGCTTAGTGGAGTCCCTTATCTGCAGAAAGGAAAAATCACAAGGAAGAATGGGAAAAGCTTGCACAACCATCGTCAAAAAGTAA
- the LOC131229715 gene encoding uncharacterized protein LOC131229715 isoform X2, with product MASGGGHLIRCSLTTPTPNPTLTATPPPFLLSESIISTKTPRRNAIFLSIISSLITTPTPSQAFSLGIPGPKEWLKEQKKKASKFLLAPIDSSRQTLHSTFSLLSAMDSGSSTTTTDLEQVQTQLKSAARDCVPQQRNSFVAFQAQTGVEVCTFRLIVKNASSLLDDKDPVKLEAEAMLDNLIRQKLEDCLMDTITSIDKFEQGIKDCLDATATSLVESLICRKEKSQGRMGKACTTIVKK from the exons atggCAAGCGGAGGAGGCCACCTTATCAGGTGCTCCCTCACCACTCCCACTCCCAATCCCACTCTCACAGCCACTCCACCACCCTTCCTTCTCTCAGAGTCTATTATCTCAACCAAAACACCTCGAAGAAATGCCATCTTCCTCTCCATTATCTCCTCTCTCATCACCACCCCTACTCCTTCCCAGGCTTTCTCTCTCGGCATCC CGGGACCCAAGGAATGGCTGAAAGAGCAAAAGAAGAAAGCTTCCAAGTTCCTCTTAGCTCCCATTGATTCCTCACGTCAAACTCTCCACTCTACCTTTTCATTACTCT ctgcgaTGGATTCAGGATCTTCTACCACAACGACAGACCTGGAACAAGTCCAGACGCAGCTGAAATCTGCAGCAAGGGACTGCGTTCCACAACAGAGGAACTCATTTGTCGCGTTTCAAGCCCAAACTGGAGTTGAG GTTTGCACATTCCGTTTGATTGTGAAAAATGCATCTTCATTACTTGATGACAAAGATCCTGTTAAGTTGGAAGCTGAGGCTATGTTGGATAATCTTATAAG GCAGAAGTTGGAAGACTGCCTGATGGATACGATAACTTCCATTGACAAATTTGAGCAGGGCATCAAGGACTGCCTCGAT GCAACGGCTACTAGCTTAGTGGAGTCCCTTATCTGCAGAAAGGAAAAATCACAAGGAAGAATGGGAAAAGCTTGCACAACCATCGTCAAAAAGTAA
- the LOC131229715 gene encoding uncharacterized protein LOC131229715 isoform X4 has translation MASGGGHLIRCSLTTPTPNPTLTATPPPFLLSESIISTKTPRRNAIFLSIISSLITTPTPSQAFSLGIPGPKEWLKEQKKKASKFLLAPIDSSRQTLHSTFSLLSAMDSGSSTTTTDLEQVQTQLKSAARDCVPQQRNSFVAFQAQTGVEVCTFRLIVKNASSLLDDKDPVKLEAEAMLDNLIRSFSFLDDVISSSDLQLASDRQRLLA, from the exons atggCAAGCGGAGGAGGCCACCTTATCAGGTGCTCCCTCACCACTCCCACTCCCAATCCCACTCTCACAGCCACTCCACCACCCTTCCTTCTCTCAGAGTCTATTATCTCAACCAAAACACCTCGAAGAAATGCCATCTTCCTCTCCATTATCTCCTCTCTCATCACCACCCCTACTCCTTCCCAGGCTTTCTCTCTCGGCATCC CGGGACCCAAGGAATGGCTGAAAGAGCAAAAGAAGAAAGCTTCCAAGTTCCTCTTAGCTCCCATTGATTCCTCACGTCAAACTCTCCACTCTACCTTTTCATTACTCT ctgcgaTGGATTCAGGATCTTCTACCACAACGACAGACCTGGAACAAGTCCAGACGCAGCTGAAATCTGCAGCAAGGGACTGCGTTCCACAACAGAGGAACTCATTTGTCGCGTTTCAAGCCCAAACTGGAGTTGAG GTTTGCACATTCCGTTTGATTGTGAAAAATGCATCTTCATTACTTGATGACAAAGATCCTGTTAAGTTGGAAGCTGAGGCTATGTTGGATAATCTTATAAG ATCATTTAGCTTCCTTGATGATGTGATAAGCAGTAGCGATCTTCAACTTGCCTCCGATAG GCAACGGCTACTAGCTTAG
- the LOC131229715 gene encoding uncharacterized protein LOC131229715 isoform X3: MASGGGHLIRCSLTTPTPNPTLTATPPPFLLSESIISTKTPRRNAIFLSIISSLITTPTPSQAFSLGIPGPKEWLKEQKKKASKFLLAPIDSSRQTLHSTFSLLSAMDSGSSTTTTDLEQVQTQLKSAARDCVPQQRNSFVAFQAQTGVEVCTFRLIVKNASSLLDDKDPVKLEAEAMLDNLIRALKFLQRLDFILVAFHSGLLSCFRISWKYSNKFIECKSIIGF, translated from the exons atggCAAGCGGAGGAGGCCACCTTATCAGGTGCTCCCTCACCACTCCCACTCCCAATCCCACTCTCACAGCCACTCCACCACCCTTCCTTCTCTCAGAGTCTATTATCTCAACCAAAACACCTCGAAGAAATGCCATCTTCCTCTCCATTATCTCCTCTCTCATCACCACCCCTACTCCTTCCCAGGCTTTCTCTCTCGGCATCC CGGGACCCAAGGAATGGCTGAAAGAGCAAAAGAAGAAAGCTTCCAAGTTCCTCTTAGCTCCCATTGATTCCTCACGTCAAACTCTCCACTCTACCTTTTCATTACTCT ctgcgaTGGATTCAGGATCTTCTACCACAACGACAGACCTGGAACAAGTCCAGACGCAGCTGAAATCTGCAGCAAGGGACTGCGTTCCACAACAGAGGAACTCATTTGTCGCGTTTCAAGCCCAAACTGGAGTTGAG GTTTGCACATTCCGTTTGATTGTGAAAAATGCATCTTCATTACTTGATGACAAAGATCCTGTTAAGTTGGAAGCTGAGGCTATGTTGGATAATCTTATAAG GGCTTTAAAATTTTTGCAGAGGTTGGATTTCATCCTTGTAGCTTTTCATTCTGGACTTCTCTCATGTTTTCGCATCAGCTGGAAGTATAGTAATAAATTCATTGAATGCAAATCGATTATTGGATTCTGA